In Pseudoalteromonas marina, a genomic segment contains:
- a CDS encoding sensor histidine kinase — MNSIHKKLSRYLSISISLLLICILLATDISVDTWISDEFDRAMINKVGLLETLVEEDEEGIEFDFAGEFMPEFEGKENPEYYQFWYKNEVFERSDTLEFFEIKDLPKLDVQLDKFIFQNITLPDGRAGKMLFTKFIPQVDSDDRERLGITKEEFAKNQHPMEFAYALSTEELNYILWFVDIIFIVTSILAVFAVRKIVTIVVFNSLKPLDEFNRQLRKVSLNSDNLEISVGTLPQELVPIANGVNQFIKDNHSLYLREQRLTSDIAHELKTPIAELISLSEVAIKFPHEKQITDNLASDVHEISSRLKNIVNSIILLQKCSSSNELATSKINLTELIGNILARENSEDREIKFHLDVPLLIVETNKFALETVLSNLINNAIFYSPTNTAIEIATSKTDDNNALIKVSNICNEDCQEDDLKLFFDPLWQKDESRTSTERFGLGLAIVKSYCEKIGATVAVTLVERKITFTVSL; from the coding sequence GTGAACTCAATTCATAAAAAGCTAAGTCGCTATTTATCCATTTCGATTTCATTACTGTTGATCTGTATCTTATTGGCAACTGATATCAGTGTCGATACATGGATTAGTGATGAATTTGACCGGGCTATGATTAACAAGGTTGGGTTACTTGAAACATTAGTTGAAGAAGATGAAGAAGGCATAGAATTTGATTTTGCTGGGGAATTTATGCCGGAATTTGAAGGTAAAGAGAACCCAGAATATTACCAGTTTTGGTATAAAAACGAGGTGTTTGAGAGATCAGACACGCTAGAGTTTTTTGAAATAAAGGATCTGCCAAAACTAGATGTGCAACTAGACAAGTTTATTTTTCAGAACATCACTCTTCCAGATGGACGAGCGGGAAAAATGTTATTCACTAAATTTATTCCTCAAGTTGATTCTGATGATAGAGAGCGATTAGGTATAACTAAAGAAGAGTTCGCAAAAAATCAGCATCCAATGGAATTTGCTTATGCTCTTAGCACTGAAGAATTAAACTACATTCTATGGTTTGTAGATATCATTTTTATAGTTACATCAATACTTGCCGTCTTTGCTGTGCGAAAAATTGTTACTATTGTTGTATTTAATAGTTTAAAACCATTAGATGAATTCAATCGTCAACTAAGAAAGGTAAGTTTAAATTCTGATAACCTTGAGATTTCTGTCGGCACGCTACCACAAGAACTTGTTCCCATTGCTAACGGTGTTAACCAATTCATCAAAGATAACCACAGCCTGTATTTGCGTGAACAAAGGCTAACCTCTGATATAGCCCACGAATTAAAAACACCAATTGCCGAACTAATAAGTTTGAGCGAAGTTGCCATAAAATTTCCTCATGAAAAACAAATAACAGATAACCTTGCCAGCGATGTTCATGAAATATCATCTCGATTAAAAAATATTGTTAATAGCATCATACTTTTGCAAAAATGTAGCAGTTCCAACGAATTAGCAACAAGCAAAATTAACTTAACCGAACTAATTGGAAATATTCTCGCTAGAGAAAATTCAGAAGACAGAGAGATTAAATTTCATCTCGATGTCCCTTTATTGATAGTTGAGACCAACAAATTTGCATTAGAAACTGTGTTATCAAATTTGATTAATAACGCAATTTTTTACAGTCCAACTAATACAGCAATAGAGATAGCAACGTCAAAAACTGATGACAACAACGCTTTGATCAAAGTATCAAATATATGCAATGAAGACTGTCAGGAAGATGATTTGAAATTGTTCTTTGATCCTTTATGGCAAAAAGACGAATCAAGAACATCGACAGAGCGATTTGGTTTAGGTTTAGCGATAGTAAAATCCTACTGTGAAAAAATTGGAGCAACTGTTGCAGTAACGTTAGTTGAGAGGAAAATAACATTTACTGTATCGCTGTAA